Sequence from the Zeugodacus cucurbitae isolate PBARC_wt_2022May chromosome 2, idZeuCucr1.2, whole genome shotgun sequence genome:
ttagcccttccttacttgtttaatcaACGATTTTCAAGTCGAAAGTCGAAAAACGCTATCTCCCAAACTATAAGACCACCTTTAGGGCTAGAAGTCGATTCAAGAGACTCTTTtcttaaattatgaaaataatagttGTACCCATACGGTCCTccatattaaatttcttttcacTGGATAGAATTTTTCTGCCCACGGAGGTGACTATTTGTTACCGAACAATAAACCATGCATTTGTAGTTTTTGTCAGAGAAGACATCTTGTTTCATGTAATGGTCTACTATATTTCgactttaattcattttttttttttttgacaatttaacGAATCGAATTTCCTTCGTAAGTCAAGATATTAATATCTATGTCTTTTTTCCCGATCAattaaactttttctttttccCCATTTTATTCGAACTTACAAATTATCGGTTAAACACATTGAATTCTTTAAAAAACGGTAAGGTTTTACATCTGTCTTATACAAATGATGTTACAAACAAAATACCGTTAACTTGAATAATATttctatgtttgtatattttttaataaaatacagttctctttataataattaaaaaaccatTATTGTATATGCTCACTTtgcttttagtatttttgcACTGTCTTATCAGACACCTTTGACTTATAGCGCGGCTCTTAGCTTTTGTTAAATTCCGGTGTTGATAAATTGGGTTTTTGTATGTTTGCTTCAACTCAGAGCTTGGGTTGACCTCAATGTGCTTTGTTTTCTAAACTGCCTCGTTTTCAGCTGCTTTGTATTTTGGCGTTATCGAGCTTTTAATTGCAATCGCTTCGCAAGATATTCTCAAAAGCTATAATGAATGCTGAAATGATCATTTCACCTGGAACTGGAAATGGTGGAATGGTGCCGTCTTTGGGAGATGATGACTTAATACAGTTATACTCGGATTTACAACATTTGTCGGCATCCATTTTAGCATTTTAAAGCGACCAACACCAACAATCAACAGAGCGCAACGGTTTAATTATGACTTTGGGTAATCTACTTCAAGAATATGGTGTCATCCAGGACCAATTGATAAGCGCATTGAAAGCTTGGCAACGAAAACAGACATTAGCTGGCAATGGTGCACCACCTCCTAGCAATTTGGATGGTATACAAAAGATTGTGGAGACATTGTTTGACCACATCACAGAGattatactatttataaataatctcCTACAAATGGGGAATGAGGCAATTCTCAATGAGTACTTACAACAGGCACAGGAATTAAAACATATTCTCATAGTTTCAACATTCATCGTTGAAACGCAACCACCGCAAGTGATGAGAAAACCAACAAGAAAGTAAGCAACAAGATTTGAAGATTgttataaatcaaaattaaattatatgataCTTTCAGAAATTCGGCAACTGTTCGCTGGTTAATCGGTGATAAATTGGACATACATTTGAGCAAACCAGTTGTAAAATGTGAAATACTCTCAGGTAATATTACGATGCAAAAGAGAAAAACACTAAAGAAATTTCATGTTTCACAATATTTTCAGAGGATTTAGCAAAGCGACTTATTGTTGAAAACATCCGTATGCCACCTGAGAGCAGTGGCACAATGACGGGCAATGAATGCAAAATGATATACGATAGCAATACTAGGAAATTCTCTGCAACTTTTTCGTATGTTAAATGAAATATCATTTgttaaagttaaattattattttccttttttacagAAATCTTATGGTAGGGGCGGTTAAGCGCTTTGAGGGAAGGGGTTCTGAAAATTTTACGGATAGAAAACACACTTTGCTCTTTTACACAATTGCTGTATGTAAGGGTCATGCGATTTATGTAAGTGTATCCGTAGTttaacccacatacatatatgtataacatgcAGAATGAAAAATATcggttttttaaattatgatatAATGGTAAAGTCAAGCCAAGAGATCTTACATTCACCTAAATTGACATCTTGAACTTCTAAAGGATGAAGTGTATTGTGATCGAAATTTAGTTTTAGAGATGTATGTAGACATTGGTGAATGTTTGGATTATGAAGGTGCTGTCCTTTAAATAAAGAATGCTGATTTTTAGTGACGAAATAACTAGATAATAGATCTCACCAGAAACTCAAAAATTCGTTCCTGATCACACTCTTAATGGCTTAATATAAAACGAAACCAAAGAAAACTTCAAACTTCACGAGTTATAATCATTAGCATGTTTAATTTTGTCGAAAGCCGTATATTATAATTAGTAAAACGGTCATGAAAGTGAGGAGATCATAAAATGTGTTTTTCCTTTTTAGTTTGGCTAAACATTTGTggaattatttatgattttcattaacaattgttaattttgtatttatatttcatatttagtgCTGGACAATTAGTGCACCCATAATTGTGATAGTACACGGTAATCAATTATCATCGGCCTGGGCCACGATTATATGGGAAAATGCGTTCTCCGCAATCGAACGTGAACCATTCAAAGTTCCAGAAAGGGTACATTATATACAAATCCTGGAGACATTAGATATGTATTTTGGCTACCATACAGGACGTAATTTAACTCAAGATAATTTGAATACTATTGGTAAGTGGAAGCAA
This genomic interval carries:
- the LOC128924149 gene encoding signal transducer and transcription activator-like, which gives rise to SDQHQQSTERNGLIMTLGNLLQEYGVIQDQLISALKAWQRKQTLAGNGAPPPSNLDGIQKIVETLFDHITEIILFINNLLQMGNEAILNEYLQQAQELKHILIVSTFIVETQPPQVMRKPTRKNSATVRWLIGDKLDIHLSKPVVKCEILSEDLAKRLIVENIRMPPESSGTMTGNECKMIYDSNTRKFSATFSNLMVGAVKRFEGRGSENFTDRKHTLLFYTIAVCKGHAIYCWTISAPIIVIVHGNQLSSAWATIIWENAFSAIEREPFKVPERVHYIQILETLDMYFGYHTGRNLTQDNLNTIANKLRVDETGQLNDFISFSQFCKDKMPNCTFTFWEWFYDIKEFTKNVLQEEWTNGHIVGFISEREAREILTHQDNGTFLLRFSDDIKGGISIAYRDCCGAIIMLEPWTRVDFHIRFLADRIRDLNILNIVYPTMMPSNAAFRTPFPRHDDPYNSNF